A window of Chryseobacterium sp. IHB B 17019 genomic DNA:
GGACTTGTTGAAGGCAACAAAAATACAGGAATTTTATAATTTTTTCCTAAAATCTTTTGCAGGTTTTTAAACGATTTTCCTCCGTTACAGAAAATAGCTTTAATGTTTTGATACTCTTCCAGTAACTTATCAATCTGGTTGGCTTCTTCATTTTTAATCTCAGAATCAAGGCTTCCTTTCCGTTCACAGGAATCAATAACATCCCAAAGTGCAATATGGTGTTTCTTTAAAATTTTAATCCTTTCAGTATAATCTTCTGTAAATTTTTCATTACATAATTCA
This region includes:
- a CDS encoding DNA-deoxyinosine glycosylase: MQNRISSFPPIIDEDSRILILGSIPGVKSLEKQQYYGHPQNKFWKIIFELCNEKFTEDYTERIKILKKHHIALWDVIDSCERKGSLDSEIKNEEANQIDKLLEEYQNIKAIFCNGGKSFKNLQKILGKNYKIPVFLLPSTSPLHTVSFEKKLEEWKIIKTHL